In the genome of candidate division TA06 bacterium, the window CAACGATATGAGGAAGCGATAGACCAGCTCAAGAAGGCTCTAACTTTTCAAAAAGACAGTGCTGACATATACTTTAATCTTGGCGTTGTCTATGAGGCGATCAACCAGGTCGCAGACGCCAAGGATAGTTTTGAGAAAGCTTTGAATCTTCAGCCCAATATGAAATCTGCCCAGGAACACCTTGACAAACTGGTTGGTGTATAGGTACAACCGTCAGGCTGCAGGCGTGACGACGAAAAGACTGGCTGTTGTTTTGGATTTAGATCCCCCGCCTTTCCGAGGTGCAGAGCATGGAGGCACCAAAACTCCTACTGGTGGAAGTTGACAAGATGGTGGCCAACTACTTGGCCGCGCAGTTCGCAGAAGTATCCGACACGCAGTTTGATGTGGGCGTCACCTTCAGTGGTGAAGATGCAGTAAATATGGTTTCAACGACCCCTTATGACATCGTTCTGATGGAGATCGCGCTTCCCGGAATCAACGCCGTAGAAGCGCTCAAGCAGATAAAAGACGTTGATGGAGACATACAGGTCATACTTGTCGGTGACGGACCATCGCCGGAATCGGTCTTGGAAGGCTTCAGGGAAGGTGCTTACGATTTCATAATGAAGCCATATAGTTTTGACCGGCTTCTGGAAACTGTCAAGAATGCAGTCGAAAGGCGAGAGGTTCTTCAAGAGAGGAAAAAGCTGATAAGAAACCTCTGGGAGGCCAGTGAAAAGCTGACTGCTGATAATGAGAAGCTCGCGGCATTTAAGGCCACGGCAGAAAAAAAACTGGAGAGGGGCCAGCAGCAAATGCGCGTGTTCACTTCTTATTTAGAGCAATCGAACACCGGATGTAGCCTGGCTGAGTGTGGAGAACTTGCTGTGCGCTCGGCTATCAAGATTCTAGGGAGGAAGGAAGTCGCTCTACTGTTTCTCGAGGAGGACTATCTGGTCGTCAGGAATGCGTCTGCTTTTGAGCCCGAGTTTCAAAGAGGCGGAAAGGTTCCTCTGACGCGTTTCGAGAGTTTGTTCAAGGAATCGAGGAGCGCCAGGGTAATTGAATTCAGAACGAAGGCTGGGGTCCGTTCCGTGGCTTGCGTGCCTCTGCTGAGGGGAGGAGAACCAGTCGGCGTATTATGTGTGGGCGGCAATGGAAATGACCTTCCTTTCGACAAGGCAGATCTTGCCGTACTGACAGAATTTGGAGGCGTTGTGTCCATTTCGCTTCGGAGTGCAGTGCTTCTGGACCGGATACACAGGACTCATCTCGAGGCCATACTGGCACTTCTTCTGGCCGCCGAGACAAAGGACCCTGACATAAGGGTCCATTCTCAGAGAGTTGCCGACTATTCTGTAAAGATAGGGCAGGAGCTGGGCTTGCCTGCACCAGATATTCTAATGGTAAGGTACGCTGCTCTGCTCCATGACCTTGGGAAGATAGGTCTGCCGGATGAACTCCTTAGAAAGACCGGTGAACCTACTGAAGCTGAGTTGGAAGAGATAAGACAACACGAGATATCGAGTGATAGGATTGTGACCCCGATGAAGTTTCTTGAACAAGCCAGGCCCATGATAAGGCACCACCACGAGAGATTTGATGGAGCCGGATACCCCGACGGCTTATCCGGTGACAGCATTCCGCTGGGGGCAAGGATAATTGCAGTTGCAGATTGTTTTGATGCACTCACCTCCACGCGCTCATACCATGAGAGGCTGAACAGGGATGAGGCATTGTTGAAAATGGAGGAGGACTACGGCTGGTTTGATCCAGAGATTCTAGAGGCGTTCAAGAAGGTTCTGGAGAAGGAGGCTGGGCCAGGATGGAAGGAAGAGAAGTAAGGGAACCTGCCGTTGCCGGTTCGTTCTACCCGGGTGACGAAAGTTCGCTCAGCGCGATAGTGGAGAGCCTCATCGCCTCAGTTCGCCCACAGCCTGTTGAGGGGCCTCCCCGTGTTCTGATCGTACCGCACGCAGGTTATCCCTATTCCGGTCAGACAGCAGCATACGCCTACAAAACAGTGAAGGGCCAGGAGTATGAAACTGTTGTGCTGGTGGGTCCAAGCCACTACGTACACCTGGAAGGGGCCGCACTCTATGCTGGAGACATCTGGCGCACGCCCCTTGGAGAGGTTCCTCTGGACAAAGAAGTGGCCTCAAAGATACTCGATTCGTACCCAAAAGCTACCGAAAGCTCTTCCGCCCACGCTGAAGAACATTCGTTGGAGGTTCAGGTTCCTTTCCTTCAGAAGGTTCTTGGGAATTTCAAGATTGTCCCTGCTCTCGTTTCTTCCACATCTGCGGCAGATGCTGCGGCACTGTCTGAGTCGATCGTCGCTGCCGCTTCAGGCAAACGTTCGCTGGTGGTGGCAAGTAGTGACCTCTATCATGGATACTCATACGAAGAATGCGTTTCGCAAACCAGGACATCCGTGAAGGCTATCATTGACGGTGATCCCCAGATGCTTGAACAGTCCTTCAGAAGCGGTGAATCTTCTGCATGCGGAGAGGGTGCCATTTTAACTGGACTGTGTGTGGCTAAGTCTCTTGGGGTCTTGCCGGTTCTTCTGCACCAGACTAACTCCGGTGATGTGATGGGAACCAGGTCTGGATATGTTGTAGGCTACTGTTCATTTGCATTCGTTTGAACCGGAGGATACAATGCTGACCGATGCGGAGAAAAAAGAGTTGCTGAGAATAGCCAGGAATAACCTGGAATCGGCTGTCAAAGGCACACCGAAGCCAGAATCGAGAGTCATGAGTGAAACGCTGGGGCAGGAGAGAGGGGTATTCGTCACACTGAAGAAACAGGGGGATCTGAGAGGGTGCATAGGTTACATACAGCCGGTCAAGCCATTGTACATTGCAGTTGGAGAGATGGCTGTTTCTGCAGGTACGGGTGATCCGAGATTTTCTCCTGTTGGGGAGAATGAACTTTCTGACATAACGATCGAGATATCCGTACTATCTCCTATGAAGCAAATTAAGGATGTTGAGGAGATAGAGGTAGGTCGCGACGGGATCTACATAGTCAAGGATTACTACTCAGGTGTGCTCTTGCCTCAGGTTGCCACGGAACA includes:
- a CDS encoding HD domain-containing protein — encoded protein: MEAPKLLLVEVDKMVANYLAAQFAEVSDTQFDVGVTFSGEDAVNMVSTTPYDIVLMEIALPGINAVEALKQIKDVDGDIQVILVGDGPSPESVLEGFREGAYDFIMKPYSFDRLLETVKNAVERREVLQERKKLIRNLWEASEKLTADNEKLAAFKATAEKKLERGQQQMRVFTSYLEQSNTGCSLAECGELAVRSAIKILGRKEVALLFLEEDYLVVRNASAFEPEFQRGGKVPLTRFESLFKESRSARVIEFRTKAGVRSVACVPLLRGGEPVGVLCVGGNGNDLPFDKADLAVLTEFGGVVSISLRSAVLLDRIHRTHLEAILALLLAAETKDPDIRVHSQRVADYSVKIGQELGLPAPDILMVRYAALLHDLGKIGLPDELLRKTGEPTEAELEEIRQHEISSDRIVTPMKFLEQARPMIRHHHERFDGAGYPDGLSGDSIPLGARIIAVADCFDALTSTRSYHERLNRDEALLKMEEDYGWFDPEILEAFKKVLEKEAGPGWKEEK
- the amrB gene encoding AmmeMemoRadiSam system protein B, translated to MEGREVREPAVAGSFYPGDESSLSAIVESLIASVRPQPVEGPPRVLIVPHAGYPYSGQTAAYAYKTVKGQEYETVVLVGPSHYVHLEGAALYAGDIWRTPLGEVPLDKEVASKILDSYPKATESSSAHAEEHSLEVQVPFLQKVLGNFKIVPALVSSTSAADAAALSESIVAAASGKRSLVVASSDLYHGYSYEECVSQTRTSVKAIIDGDPQMLEQSFRSGESSACGEGAILTGLCVAKSLGVLPVLLHQTNSGDVMGTRSGYVVGYCSFAFV
- a CDS encoding tetratricopeptide repeat protein translates to MKKEQDKEENPEEMARERLELGKFYFLNQRYEEAIDQLKKALTFQKDSADIYFNLGVVYEAINQVADAKDSFEKALNLQPNMKSAQEHLDKLVGV
- the amrA gene encoding AmmeMemoRadiSam system protein A, encoding MLTDAEKKELLRIARNNLESAVKGTPKPESRVMSETLGQERGVFVTLKKQGDLRGCIGYIQPVKPLYIAVGEMAVSAGTGDPRFSPVGENELSDITIEISVLSPMKQIKDVEEIEVGRDGIYIVKDYYSGVLLPQVATEHDWDGERFIEETCLKAGLPPDAWQKGAQIYSFSADIFRETDG